The Dokdonia donghaensis DSW-1 DNA window CACCTAGACTCACCTCTGGAAGTCCCATACGAGCATTATCACTAGCGATTCTAAAATGTGCTGCCATTGCCAGTTCTAGACCACCTCCCAGTGCAAAACCGTTTACGGCTGCTATAACTGGAGTACCCATTTCGGCAACGTAGTCAAAAAGTAATTCTTGCCCTTTTCTTGCTAGCTCTGCACCTTGCTCTTCAGAGAAGTTTGCAAATTCAGAAATGTCTGCTCCTGCTACAAATGCCTTCTCTCCAGATCCGGTAATGATCACAACGCGTACGTCTGTATCTTCTTCCGCTTTCGCGAAAGCGGTATGAAGCTCCTCTATAGTCTCCTTGTTAAGAGCGTTAAGTTTTGAAGGTCTGTTTATCGTGATAGTCGTGATGCTATCTGAAGTTTCTGAAAGTATGTTATTGTACATAGCTATATGTTAGTTTATAAAAGTCTTTTTTATACGCCAAAAAATGTGACGCTTATACTTATTTATTTTGGGAAGATAACTCTAAAAACTGTGCCTTCTCCCTCTTGTGTTGTAAAGGTAATTGTTCCTTTATAGGTCTCCACAATATTTTTTACCATTGCGAGGCCCAGTCCCATACCACTGGTTTTGGTTGTAAATTTTGGCTCAAAAATCATCGGTAAATTATCTTCAGAAATGCCGGTTCCGTTATCTGTTACAGTTATTTCTACTTGTGTATCTAGGTCGTTTACCTCAACTAAGATTTTTGGATCTTCTGTGGTCATTGTGGCTTGCACCGCATTTTTTACCAAGTTTGTTACTACTCTAATAAGTTGTGTGCGGTCAAAATTTGCGAAAATCTCCTCTTTCGCGGAAGCGAAATCTATATAGCGCTCATTAAAAATATCTACAGAGAGTTTTACGATATTAGGCACATTGAGAATCTCGCTTTGCTGTGCTGGCATATCGGCAAAGTTTGAGAAGGCGCTTGCTATGCTGCTCATAGTATCTATTTGCTGTATGAGGGTACTGCTATATTCCTTTATCTTCTGGTTAACTTCGGGGTCTTCTGGGTCAAACCTACGCTCAAAGCTCTGTACGGTGAGACGCATAGGCGTGAGTGGATTTTTAATCTCGTGAGCTACTTGCTTTGCCATCTCTCTCCAGGCAGCCTCACGCTCGTTTTGCGCGAGTTTTGCGGCGCTGCCCTCAAGTTGGTCTATCATCCCGTTATAAGCGTTTACAAGAGTTGTGAGCTCTGATGGGAGCTCTGTGGTGTCAATTTTCTCGTTGCGCTTATCTAGTTGGGTTTCTTTTATGTTATCCTCTACCGTTTTAAGTGTTTTTGTAATGTATCTCGCAAGAAAATAAGCCAGTAATATTGCGGTTAATACC harbors:
- a CDS encoding enoyl-CoA hydratase/isomerase family protein — protein: MYNNILSETSDSITTITINRPSKLNALNKETIEELHTAFAKAEEDTDVRVVIITGSGEKAFVAGADISEFANFSEEQGAELARKGQELLFDYVAEMGTPVIAAVNGFALGGGLELAMAAHFRIASDNARMGLPEVSLGVIPGYGGTQRLPQLVGKGRAMEMIMTAGMIDANTALEYGLINHITAQEELVPLANKLGGKIMRNSPMAIAAAINAVNAGYENGVDGFDTEIEEFGGCFGTEDFTEGTTAFLEKRKAEF
- a CDS encoding sensor histidine kinase, producing the protein MLALVLIAFLMIAAVTYFQYKEQIRDYNEERLERKESSIKKTIDFVLDNTSWELKTDRIPYIFKEKIYEIASIQGENLTMYDLDGEPLISSTDQLFDSPAQKKLCLETLENLEKSEEKRYVNQLDGEVSQQLSYSYINDPKYRPLAILEIQYEDSEAFINKELREILWRLVVVNILMVLTAILLAYFLARYITKTLKTVEDNIKETQLDKRNEKIDTTELPSELTTLVNAYNGMIDQLEGSAAKLAQNEREAAWREMAKQVAHEIKNPLTPMRLTVQSFERRFDPEDPEVNQKIKEYSSTLIQQIDTMSSIASAFSNFADMPAQQSEILNVPNIVKLSVDIFNERYIDFASAKEEIFANFDRTQLIRVVTNLVKNAVQATMTTEDPKILVEVNDLDTQVEITVTDNGTGISEDNLPMIFEPKFTTKTSGMGLGLAMVKNIVETYKGTITFTTQEGEGTVFRVIFPK